The Atribacterota bacterium genome segment AATTATATTATTTATAGAAAAATTCATTTTATATAGTAAAATAATATTGATAATCCCTAGCGATTGTCTTCTTAAAGCGTAGGGATCTTGAGAGCCATCAGGTACTAAATCGTTAATAAAACAGGAGGTTATATTATCTAATTTATCAGCAATACTAAGAATGCTGCCGGTCATAGCTGTTGGAAATTTATCACCAGAAAATCTGGGTAAATAATGTTCATAAATTGCGATAGCTACCTGGGGATCTTCTCCCTGATGAAGGGCATATTCTTTTCCCATGACTCCCTGTAATTCAGGAAATTCTTTTACCATTTCAGTAACAAGATCCGATTTGCATAACTGAGCAGCTCTTTCTAATATTTGTAGTGAATTGTTACTTAACTTGAGTTCTTCACCAATTTTTTTAGATAAGGCTATTAATCTATCAACTTTATTATAAACGGTTCCTAAATTTTCCTGAAAAATAACATTCTTCAACTTTACTATATTGCTATCCAAAGGCTTTGAACCTGACTTGATGATTTTTTGATCTTCCTGGTAAAAAAATTTAGCATCTTCTAATCTCGCTCTTAATACTCTCTCATTTCCCTGGACAATAGATTTTATATATTTATCCTCGTTACCGTTAATGACAACTAAAAAGAAGGGCAATAAGGAACCATTCTTACTGTAAATAGGAAAATATTTTTGATGTTTAATCATAACTGCTTTTAATACTTCTACGGGTAAATCAAGATATTTTTTGTCAAACTTACCCAATAAAACTTTTGGATATTCTACTAAATTTTTAACTTCATCTAACAATGATTTTTCTATATATTCTTTACCATCATTGTTTTTAATTATAGACACGATTTGGTTTTGTATTTTTTCTTTTCTGATTTCAGAATCAATAATTACAAATTGATCTTTTAAGATATTAAAATATTCATCAGCATCATTTATTTGTATTGGTTCTGGTGCAAGAAGACGGTGTCCATAGGTTGTTCTTCCAGAAGTTAAGTCATCCAATTTTAGGGGAATAATTTTGTTATTATATAAAGCTAATATCCATCGTATTGGTCGAATGAATTTTATAGAGGTAATTCCCCATCTCATAGATTTAGGTAAATTAATATTAGTAATTAGATTTAAGCAAATCTCTGGTAATAATAACTCTGATTTTTTACCCTTAATTACCTTTTGGGCAAATAGGTATTCTCCTTTGTTGCTTTTTTCAATTATCAGTTCTTCTATCTTAACCTGATTTACCTGGGTAAATTTAATTGCAGATTTTTGTGGCTTTCCTTCTTTATCAAAAGCAACTGCAACTGTCGGTCCTTTAATCTTATGTAAGATATCTTTTTGTTGTGTGGCAATACCTTCTATAGAAACAATTAAACGTCTTGGAGTTCCAAATGTGTAAATGGTATGATAATCAATATTAAGTTGCTCTAGAAGTTTTTTTACATTGTTCTTTAAATTTTTTAAAATATTGTCGATGTATGCTGAAGGTATCTCTTCAGTTCCAATTTCCAAAATAAATTTATTCATCATCCAATCCTTGTATTAAGGGATAATTTAGGTTCTCTCTTTCTTCAATATATAACTGTGCACATTTTTTGGCTAATTCTCTTACCCTTGCTATATAACCAGTTCTTTCTGTAACACTTATAGCGCTCCTAGCATCTAAAAGATTAAAGGTATGAGAGCATTTCAATGTATAATCATAAGCAGGAATAGGTAGTTTTTTTGAAATTAGTTGTTGCGCTTCT includes the following:
- the glyS gene encoding glycine--tRNA ligase subunit beta, translated to MNKFILEIGTEEIPSAYIDNILKNLKNNVKKLLEQLNIDYHTIYTFGTPRRLIVSIEGIATQQKDILHKIKGPTVAVAFDKEGKPQKSAIKFTQVNQVKIEELIIEKSNKGEYLFAQKVIKGKKSELLLPEICLNLITNINLPKSMRWGITSIKFIRPIRWILALYNNKIIPLKLDDLTSGRTTYGHRLLAPEPIQINDADEYFNILKDQFVIIDSEIRKEKIQNQIVSIIKNNDGKEYIEKSLLDEVKNLVEYPKVLLGKFDKKYLDLPVEVLKAVMIKHQKYFPIYSKNGSLLPFFLVVINGNEDKYIKSIVQGNERVLRARLEDAKFFYQEDQKIIKSGSKPLDSNIVKLKNVIFQENLGTVYNKVDRLIALSKKIGEELKLSNNSLQILERAAQLCKSDLVTEMVKEFPELQGVMGKEYALHQGEDPQVAIAIYEHYLPRFSGDKFPTAMTGSILSIADKLDNITSCFINDLVPDGSQDPYALRRQSLGIINIILLYKMNFSINNIIDLNINLLLTDKNLTEQKIINSRINIQDIKDFIFQRLRYLLLEREYKYDIIDAVLAKNPESILDVLARTEAIQNIYHTANFISTITAATRAFNLSRNTQELWIDNTLFQEKEEHYLYNCYLKIKKIIENLIIKNNYNDVFNNLEKMNKPIDIFYDKVMVMVKNEKIRNNRLALLKSIANLYFFVADLTKITLAKGNIK